In a single window of the Bacillus mycoides genome:
- a CDS encoding glycosyltransferase family 4 protein codes for MENKVLFCATVDFHFKAFHLPYMKWFKEQGWEVHVAAAGNIELPYVDKKYDISIQRSPLQFKNIKAYKELKDIIDENQYKIIHCHTPMGGAVARLAARKSRKHGTKVLYTAHGFHFCKGAPLANWLLYYPIEKMLANYTDCLITINQEDYNLAVQRKFKVPKIEQIHGVGVDTEYFKPVSEAQKNFLRIEMGYKPDDFLMFYAAEFNKNKNQQFLIRSLALIKDHVPNARLLLAGNGPLINDCKNLAKQMGVFEMIDFLGYRNDIAKILPICDISVASSLREGLPVNIMEAMACGLPVIASENRGHKELIQNGVNGWTVGREDIQTMAEKIKYLAENSSLQGIFGESGREIIKNNYAVNKVLEEKSYIYTMFMSGTEALDWIVH; via the coding sequence ATGGAAAATAAAGTATTATTTTGTGCGACGGTAGACTTTCACTTTAAAGCATTTCATTTGCCGTATATGAAATGGTTTAAAGAACAAGGCTGGGAAGTCCATGTTGCTGCTGCTGGCAACATAGAACTCCCATATGTGGATAAGAAGTATGACATTTCTATTCAAAGGTCACCTTTGCAATTTAAGAATATTAAGGCTTATAAAGAGCTGAAAGATATTATTGATGAAAATCAATATAAAATTATTCATTGTCATACCCCGATGGGGGGAGCCGTTGCACGTTTGGCAGCAAGAAAATCTAGAAAGCATGGAACAAAAGTTTTATATACTGCGCATGGATTTCATTTTTGTAAAGGTGCCCCGCTTGCAAATTGGCTGTTATATTATCCAATTGAAAAAATGCTAGCAAATTATACAGATTGCCTCATTACAATTAACCAAGAAGATTATAACTTGGCTGTTCAGCGAAAGTTTAAAGTACCTAAAATTGAACAAATTCATGGGGTGGGAGTGGACACAGAATATTTTAAACCAGTTAGTGAGGCTCAAAAGAATTTTCTAAGGATTGAGATGGGTTATAAACCGGATGATTTTTTAATGTTTTATGCGGCTGAGTTTAATAAAAATAAAAATCAGCAGTTTTTGATTCGTTCATTGGCCTTAATAAAAGATCATGTTCCCAATGCGAGGCTTCTATTGGCTGGGAATGGTCCTTTGATAAATGATTGCAAAAATTTAGCTAAACAAATGGGCGTATTTGAAATGATAGATTTCCTTGGTTATAGGAATGATATTGCAAAAATTTTACCTATTTGTGATATTTCTGTTGCATCCAGTCTACGTGAGGGGTTACCAGTTAATATTATGGAAGCGATGGCTTGCGGATTGCCTGTTATAGCTAGTGAGAACAGGGGCCATAAAGAGTTAATTCAAAATGGTGTAAATGGTTGGACAGTAGGTCGTGAAGACATACAGACAATGGCAGAAAAGATAAAATATCTTGCTGAAAATAGTAGCTTACAAGGCATATTCGGAGAGTCTGGTCGTGAGATTATTAAAAATAATTATGCCGTCAATAAAGTATTAGAAGAAAAGAGCTATATTTACACCATGTTTATGAGTGGAACGGAGGCGTTAGATTGGATTGTCCATTAA
- a CDS encoding ABC transporter permease, with the protein MNSMIMVLKEQISSLYLIKRLSIYQVKSTNNNNYLGLFWELLNPLIQMSIYWFVFGLGIRGGQGVNGVPFVYWLSAGLVVWFFINPAMMQASKSIYTRLNMVSKMSFPMSVIPSFVIMSNFYSHVILVGVITILFLVTGQGISIHYIQLVYYMFATLMLVCSLSLITSTLATIVRDTQMIVQSIMRMLFYLTPIVWTPERLPSIFQKIMQFNPFCYIVDGYRASLLGTNWFFQDINYALYFWGFVFITFLIGSALHVKFRKHFADYL; encoded by the coding sequence ATGAACTCAATGATCATGGTATTGAAAGAACAGATAAGCAGTTTATATTTAATTAAACGTTTATCTATTTATCAAGTAAAAAGTACAAATAATAATAATTACTTAGGACTTTTTTGGGAACTTTTGAATCCACTAATACAGATGAGTATTTATTGGTTTGTTTTTGGGTTAGGTATTAGAGGGGGACAAGGTGTTAATGGAGTTCCTTTCGTCTATTGGTTATCTGCAGGATTAGTTGTATGGTTTTTTATAAATCCGGCAATGATGCAAGCTTCTAAGTCAATTTATACAAGGTTAAATATGGTTTCAAAAATGAGCTTCCCGATGAGCGTTATTCCAAGCTTTGTAATCATGTCTAATTTTTATTCACATGTAATCCTTGTAGGAGTTATAACAATTTTATTTTTAGTAACAGGACAAGGAATTTCTATTCATTATATTCAGCTTGTTTATTATATGTTTGCCACTCTTATGCTAGTATGCTCACTGTCTCTAATTACATCCACTTTAGCGACAATTGTTAGAGATACTCAAATGATTGTTCAATCGATTATGAGAATGTTATTTTATTTAACTCCTATAGTATGGACTCCTGAAAGGCTACCATCTATTTTCCAAAAGATTATGCAATTTAATCCTTTTTGCTATATTGTTGATGGATACCGGGCATCTTTATTAGGAACAAATTGGTTCTTCCAAGATATAAATTATGCGCTATATTTTTGGGGATTTGTTTTTATTACTTTTTTAATTGGCTCAGCATTACATGTGAAATTTAGAAAGCACTTTGCAGATTATCTATAA
- a CDS encoding polysaccharide biosynthesis protein: MTYRQRLSLLILIDSLIVLTTVFFSRFLVSADFNVITFPIVVSAMTLLFSHHIFSFIYKLYKKAWEYASVGELLIILKAITLSVITTAVVQQILVQDIYFRLLVVTWMIHILLIGGSRFLWRMFRDAYIQKGEDKKRTLIIGAGSAGTMVVRQLLNSNDTELLPVAFIDDNIKKQGLDILGIPVIGGIDRIEFAVQQLDIDSIIIAIPSLSKKALNMIFQECSKTKIKTQILPMLEDLVTGKVSVNEFRDVQVDDLLGRDPVELDIESISEFITNKIILVTGAGGSIGSEICRQIAKFNPKQLILLGHGENSIYSIEMELKELYGDTDIVVTTEIADVQDDLKMMSVMSQYQPQVVYHAAAHKHVPLMERNPEEAIKNNLIGTTNVAKAASWNGVETFVMISTDKAVNPTSVMGATKRLAEMVIQNLDKTSNTKFVAVRFGNVLGSRGSVIPLFKKQIKQGGPVTVTHPDMIRYFMTIPEASKLVIQAGALAKGGEIFVLDMGDPVKIVDLAKNLITLSGNSLEEIQIEFTGIRPGEKLFEELLKKEEIHEQQIHPKIYIGKTSNLCINEIEAVLQTYKNLEKTELRKRVLTLANSHITPRNMI; the protein is encoded by the coding sequence ATGACGTATCGCCAGAGATTATCCTTATTAATTTTAATTGATTCCTTAATCGTATTAACTACGGTTTTCTTTAGTCGCTTCTTAGTAAGTGCTGATTTCAATGTCATAACATTTCCCATCGTAGTGAGTGCAATGACGCTGCTATTTAGCCATCATATTTTTTCTTTTATTTATAAGCTTTATAAAAAAGCATGGGAGTATGCAAGTGTAGGAGAATTGCTAATTATTTTAAAAGCAATCACACTTTCTGTTATCACAACAGCAGTAGTACAACAAATATTGGTTCAAGATATTTATTTCCGTCTTCTTGTTGTAACGTGGATGATTCATATTTTACTGATTGGAGGATCACGTTTTCTATGGCGGATGTTCAGAGATGCTTATATTCAAAAAGGGGAGGACAAAAAAAGAACACTAATTATTGGTGCGGGTTCTGCAGGTACAATGGTTGTAAGGCAACTTTTGAATAGTAATGATACTGAATTACTGCCTGTGGCATTTATAGATGATAATATAAAGAAACAAGGGTTGGATATTCTTGGAATACCGGTAATTGGAGGAATTGACCGTATTGAATTTGCTGTTCAGCAATTAGATATCGATAGCATCATAATAGCAATTCCTTCACTTAGCAAGAAAGCATTAAATATGATTTTTCAAGAATGTTCCAAGACAAAAATAAAAACACAAATTCTTCCAATGCTAGAGGATTTAGTGACTGGAAAAGTTTCAGTGAATGAATTTCGTGATGTCCAAGTAGACGATTTATTAGGACGTGATCCTGTTGAATTGGATATTGAAAGTATTTCAGAATTTATTACTAATAAAATTATTTTAGTAACTGGTGCTGGTGGTTCAATTGGATCTGAAATTTGTCGTCAAATTGCAAAATTCAACCCAAAACAATTGATTTTATTAGGTCATGGTGAAAATAGTATTTATTCTATCGAAATGGAATTGAAAGAGCTATACGGTGACACAGATATTGTCGTTACCACAGAAATTGCTGATGTACAGGATGATCTGAAAATGATGTCAGTAATGAGTCAATATCAGCCTCAAGTTGTTTATCATGCCGCTGCACATAAGCATGTACCATTGATGGAACGTAACCCCGAAGAAGCTATCAAAAACAATTTAATTGGGACAACAAACGTGGCAAAAGCGGCAAGCTGGAATGGGGTCGAGACGTTTGTAATGATTTCTACAGATAAAGCTGTGAATCCGACAAGTGTAATGGGAGCAACAAAAAGGCTTGCTGAAATGGTAATTCAAAACTTGGACAAAACAAGTAATACAAAGTTTGTGGCTGTAAGATTTGGTAATGTATTAGGAAGCCGCGGTAGTGTTATACCGTTGTTTAAAAAACAAATTAAGCAGGGTGGTCCAGTTACGGTTACACATCCAGATATGATTCGTTACTTTATGACAATTCCAGAGGCGTCCAAGCTTGTAATACAGGCTGGTGCATTAGCTAAAGGTGGAGAAATATTTGTGTTAGATATGGGAGATCCTGTGAAAATAGTAGATCTTGCGAAAAATTTAATTACATTATCAGGAAATTCGCTAGAAGAAATACAAATAGAGTTCACTGGAATAAGACCTGGAGAGAAGCTCTTTGAAGAACTATTGAAAAAAGAAGAAATACATGAACAACAAATTCATCCTAAAATTTATATAGGTAAAACATCGAACCTTTGTATAAACGAAATTGAAGCAGTTCTCCAAACTTATAAGAATCTCGAGAAGACGGAATTAAGAAAACGTGTATTGACATTGGCAAATAGTCATATAACTCCACGAAATATGATATAA
- a CDS encoding CpsD/CapB family tyrosine-protein kinase: MIHNKKQSRILDNSHLIAHIAPKSKMAEEYRTIRTNLQFAIGTDKTRTIIITSPGYGEGKTTTVANLAVSMAQRDEKVLVVDADLRTPELHAIFGMENKSGLTNVLEGKAALEKVVMQTEIKNVHILTSGPEINNPAEMLSLPSMQNLISKAIEQYDIILFDSPPLLEVIDTNILASQCDGVLLVLSCYQTASEAVVEANRALDLTKGKLVGAILNKKV; this comes from the coding sequence TTGATTCATAATAAAAAGCAAAGCCGTATCCTTGATAATAGTCATTTAATTGCTCATATCGCTCCGAAATCGAAGATGGCTGAGGAATATCGAACAATTCGTACTAACCTTCAATTTGCAATTGGCACGGACAAAACAAGGACTATAATTATTACTTCTCCTGGATATGGAGAAGGTAAAACCACCACTGTGGCAAATTTGGCGGTTTCTATGGCTCAGCGAGATGAAAAAGTCTTAGTTGTTGATGCGGATTTGCGAACTCCGGAACTACATGCGATTTTTGGAATGGAAAATAAATCTGGATTAACAAATGTTTTGGAGGGAAAAGCAGCATTAGAAAAAGTGGTAATGCAGACAGAAATCAAAAATGTACATATATTGACAAGTGGTCCCGAAATTAATAATCCAGCTGAGATGCTTAGTTTACCATCTATGCAAAATTTAATTAGCAAAGCAATAGAGCAGTATGACATTATTTTATTTGATTCTCCGCCCCTTCTTGAGGTTATAGATACAAATATACTAGCTAGTCAATGTGATGGGGTATTATTGGTGTTAAGTTGCTATCAAACTGCTAGTGAAGCAGTTGTTGAAGCGAATAGGGCCTTAGATTTAACAAAAGGAAAGCTTGTAGGTGCTATTCTAAATAAAAAAGTATAA
- the tagH gene encoding teichoic acids export ABC transporter ATP-binding subunit TagH, which produces MNESVRFHNVTKKYKMHSKNSDKLKDIIYPGGFGEDFYALRNLEFVAQKGDVIGIVGVNGSGKSTMSNLIAGITPPTKGKIDIKGKVTLIAIAAGLNNQLSGRENIELKCLMMGLSKEKIEKLTPEIIEFADIGKFIDMPVKKYSSGMKSRLGFAISVSINPDVLVIDEALSVGDQTFTDKCLKRMNEFKEQGKTIFFVSHSLGQVKKFCTKALWLEYGEIKDYGPIQEIMPKYENFLKEYRAMSREEQQKFKKESMEKQAGKNLINNEDTKKEGTAQVVDHLSLLGKQSPHHTKKKKGRKFLSAIIGVMLLMILVGVTYWQKDSILYSLQAKEQKKEPVSKVERTKKEENPLASLDVRYVNSAKGRVRGTPTLDGQVVGTISFGTPFVVKEQQKEMGSDINWLKFTLGNGEEGWISESIVKSIPYNQTIPYEEFLDKLKQLDGITPNLEEYLTFLGKSKEEIINIVGNSKNEKQLAVGTLVQYEDIDIVYNNQLIVQKINIKNMKILKENLFGKLGEAQLKAEDNSLFIYRSNKFDFDFSLIGSIINEISISDISK; this is translated from the coding sequence ATGAATGAATCAGTCAGGTTTCATAATGTAACAAAAAAATACAAAATGCACAGTAAAAATTCAGATAAATTAAAGGATATCATATATCCTGGAGGATTTGGCGAAGACTTTTATGCATTAAGAAATTTAGAGTTTGTAGCTCAAAAAGGTGATGTAATTGGTATTGTTGGGGTAAATGGCTCAGGAAAGTCGACGATGTCTAATTTAATTGCTGGAATTACACCACCTACAAAAGGAAAAATTGATATTAAAGGAAAAGTTACACTTATTGCTATTGCAGCTGGGTTGAACAATCAACTTTCTGGTAGAGAAAATATTGAACTAAAGTGCTTGATGATGGGATTAAGTAAAGAAAAAATTGAGAAGTTGACACCGGAAATTATTGAATTCGCCGATATTGGAAAATTTATTGATATGCCAGTCAAGAAATACTCAAGTGGAATGAAATCCCGTTTAGGGTTTGCTATTTCTGTAAGTATTAATCCAGACGTCCTTGTAATTGATGAAGCACTTTCAGTAGGTGATCAAACATTTACAGATAAATGTTTGAAACGTATGAATGAGTTTAAAGAACAAGGGAAAACTATCTTCTTCGTCAGTCACTCTTTGGGTCAAGTGAAAAAGTTTTGTACAAAGGCTTTATGGTTAGAATATGGAGAAATTAAAGACTATGGTCCAATTCAAGAAATTATGCCGAAATATGAAAACTTCTTAAAAGAGTACAGGGCTATGAGTAGAGAAGAGCAGCAGAAGTTTAAAAAAGAATCAATGGAGAAGCAGGCGGGTAAAAATTTAATAAACAATGAAGATACGAAAAAAGAGGGCACTGCTCAAGTTGTAGATCACCTATCATTATTAGGAAAACAAAGCCCACATCATACAAAAAAGAAAAAGGGACGAAAGTTCTTAAGTGCTATTATTGGTGTTATGTTATTGATGATACTTGTTGGGGTAACTTACTGGCAAAAGGATAGTATTCTATATTCTTTACAGGCGAAAGAGCAGAAGAAAGAACCAGTAAGTAAGGTGGAACGTACTAAAAAAGAGGAGAATCCACTTGCATCTTTAGATGTCCGGTATGTAAACTCTGCAAAAGGTCGTGTTAGGGGTACACCAACTTTAGATGGACAAGTAGTTGGAACGATATCGTTTGGAACTCCATTTGTTGTAAAAGAGCAGCAAAAAGAGATGGGATCAGATATTAATTGGTTAAAATTTACATTAGGGAATGGAGAAGAGGGTTGGATTAGTGAATCCATAGTTAAATCGATTCCGTATAACCAAACAATACCTTATGAAGAATTTTTAGATAAATTAAAACAATTAGATGGAATTACTCCAAATTTAGAAGAGTATCTTACTTTTTTAGGAAAGTCTAAAGAAGAGATAATTAACATAGTAGGTAATTCAAAAAATGAAAAACAATTAGCAGTTGGAACATTAGTTCAATATGAAGATATTGATATAGTATATAATAATCAATTAATTGTTCAGAAGATAAATATTAAAAATATGAAAATATTAAAAGAAAATTTATTTGGAAAATTGGGTGAAGCACAATTGAAGGCTGAAGATAATTCGCTGTTTATTTATCGATCAAATAAATTTGACTTTGACTTTTCTTTAATAGGTTCGATAATTAATGAAATATCAATTTCAGATATTTCAAAGTAA
- a CDS encoding glycosyltransferase family 1 protein, with protein sequence MDCPLRILHVVVNMNRGGAETLIMNLYRNIDRNKVQFDFLTCKEGVFDTEISELGGKVHRIPYITDGGHNEYIKSLDNFFESHQEYKIVHSHMDKMSGFVLRAAKKAGIPVRIAHSHNTSSEGGVAAKVYKWYAGKYILRSATHLLACSDAASRWLFAGETDTATILKNGIEPEKFSFSPEIRKQIREELNLTVDNFVVGHVGRFAHQKNHGFLIEVFAQLVKLRRDSVLVLVGDGPLRVKIEQKVEELNLGANVKFLGIRSDIDHLLQAFDVFAFPSIHEGLPVTLIEAQGAGLSCVISDAITKEVDMGAGLVSFESINTSPEIWAQDILDVNKRMQDVEGYIKKEGYDISKSATWLENFYLQAL encoded by the coding sequence TTGGATTGTCCATTAAGAATCTTACATGTTGTAGTCAATATGAACCGTGGTGGTGCAGAAACCCTTATTATGAACTTGTACCGGAATATAGATCGAAATAAAGTGCAGTTTGATTTTCTTACTTGTAAGGAAGGTGTTTTCGATACAGAAATATCAGAATTAGGTGGGAAAGTGCACAGGATTCCATATATTACTGATGGTGGTCATAACGAATACATAAAGTCTTTAGATAATTTTTTTGAATCTCATCAAGAATATAAGATTGTACACTCACACATGGATAAGATGAGTGGATTTGTGTTACGTGCAGCTAAGAAAGCCGGTATACCAGTTCGTATCGCACATAGTCACAATACTAGCAGTGAAGGTGGAGTTGCTGCGAAAGTATATAAGTGGTATGCAGGGAAGTATATATTAAGAAGTGCGACACATCTTCTAGCATGCTCGGATGCAGCATCTCGCTGGTTATTTGCAGGTGAAACAGATACTGCCACGATTTTAAAAAATGGAATTGAGCCTGAAAAGTTTTCATTTTCCCCCGAAATTAGAAAACAGATAAGAGAGGAACTAAATCTTACAGTTGATAACTTTGTAGTAGGGCATGTAGGGAGGTTTGCGCATCAAAAAAATCATGGATTCCTTATAGAAGTGTTTGCTCAGTTAGTTAAACTTAGAAGAGATTCCGTTCTTGTTTTGGTGGGGGATGGTCCGTTACGGGTAAAGATTGAACAAAAAGTGGAAGAATTAAATTTAGGGGCTAATGTAAAGTTTCTTGGCATAAGGAGCGATATCGACCATTTACTTCAAGCTTTTGATGTATTTGCATTCCCATCGATTCATGAAGGATTGCCTGTTACTCTTATAGAAGCGCAAGGAGCTGGGTTATCTTGTGTGATCTCGGATGCGATAACTAAAGAAGTAGACATGGGAGCAGGTCTAGTGAGTTTTGAAAGCATAAATACCTCCCCCGAAATATGGGCGCAGGATATATTGGATGTCAATAAACGTATGCAAGATGTAGAAGGGTATATCAAGAAAGAAGGATATGATATAAGTAAATCGGCTACTTGGCTTGAGAATTTTTATCTTCAAGCGCTTTAA
- a CDS encoding glycosyltransferase family A protein has translation MKPILTIFTPTFNRAYTLHLCYESLKRQTSKDFVWLIIDDGSTDDTRELIENWISQGSISIQYHYQENQGMHGAHNTAYELIDTELNVCIDSDDYMADDAVENITRFWKEYGSNDYAGIIGLDANPNGKVIGTMMPEHVKESKLTDLHAKYKVTGDKKLVYRSELTRKTPPYPIFSGEKYCPLSYKYILIDQEHPLLIMNKVLCHVEYLADGSSMNIIKQYRKNPQGFSFFRKVAMKYAPTLKEKFRESIHYVSSNLMIKNYKFLIESPCKFITLVATPFGIMLHFYIQKTSKATVLKNK, from the coding sequence TTGAAACCTATTCTTACAATTTTTACACCTACATTTAACCGTGCTTACACGCTGCATTTATGTTATGAAAGTTTAAAGCGACAGACAAGTAAGGATTTTGTTTGGTTAATTATTGATGATGGATCTACAGATGATACAAGAGAGTTAATAGAAAATTGGATTTCCCAAGGCAGTATCTCAATTCAGTATCATTATCAAGAGAATCAGGGAATGCACGGGGCACATAATACTGCTTACGAATTAATTGATACGGAACTTAATGTTTGTATTGATTCTGATGATTATATGGCGGATGATGCCGTTGAAAATATCACTCGTTTTTGGAAGGAGTATGGAAGTAATGATTACGCTGGCATAATAGGATTAGACGCTAATCCAAATGGAAAAGTTATTGGAACGATGATGCCGGAACATGTGAAGGAATCTAAACTGACAGATTTGCATGCGAAATATAAAGTCACAGGTGATAAAAAGTTAGTTTATCGATCAGAGTTAACACGAAAAACCCCACCATATCCAATATTCTCGGGCGAAAAGTACTGTCCTCTAAGTTATAAATATATTCTTATTGATCAAGAGCATCCGTTACTCATCATGAATAAAGTTCTTTGTCATGTTGAGTATTTAGCAGATGGATCTAGCATGAACATTATTAAGCAATATAGAAAGAATCCCCAAGGGTTCTCATTCTTTAGAAAAGTTGCTATGAAATATGCTCCTACATTAAAAGAAAAATTTCGAGAATCTATACATTATGTATCTAGCAACTTGATGATCAAAAACTATAAATTTCTCATTGAGTCCCCATGTAAATTTATTACTTTGGTGGCTACACCTTTTGGGATTATGCTTCATTTTTATATTCAAAAGACAAGTAAAGCTACTGTTTTGAAAAATAAATAG
- the galU gene encoding UTP--glucose-1-phosphate uridylyltransferase GalU: MKTVKKAIIPAAGLGTRFLPATKAMPKEMLPIVDKPTIQYIVEEAIASGIEDIIIVTGKGKRAIEDHFDHSFELEQNLLSKGKYETLEKVQESSKINIHYIRQKEPKGLGHAVWCARKFIGNEPFAVLLGDDIVQADTPCLRQLMNQYENTQSSVIGVQTVPENETHRYGIIDPIEQKDRSYQVSKFVEKPAKGTAPSNLAIMGRYVLTPEIFMFLEDQQTGAGGEIQLTDAIQRLNEIQRVFAYDFEGKRYDVGEKLGFIQTTIEMALQHEELKKELLDYMKKLVESAMVCN; the protein is encoded by the coding sequence TTGAAAACAGTAAAAAAAGCCATTATTCCAGCAGCTGGATTAGGGACTCGCTTCCTACCAGCAACAAAAGCAATGCCAAAAGAAATGTTACCAATTGTTGATAAACCAACAATTCAATATATCGTGGAAGAGGCAATTGCGTCTGGAATTGAAGATATTATTATCGTAACAGGAAAAGGAAAACGTGCAATTGAAGATCATTTCGATCATTCCTTTGAATTAGAACAAAACTTACTATCAAAAGGAAAGTATGAAACTCTTGAAAAAGTACAAGAATCTTCAAAGATCAATATTCATTATATTCGCCAAAAAGAGCCTAAAGGTTTAGGACATGCTGTTTGGTGTGCTCGTAAATTTATTGGAAATGAGCCATTTGCGGTACTACTTGGTGATGATATTGTTCAAGCGGATACGCCGTGCTTACGCCAATTAATGAATCAATATGAGAATACACAATCATCAGTAATTGGTGTTCAAACTGTTCCAGAGAATGAAACGCATCGCTATGGTATTATTGATCCGATAGAGCAAAAGGATCGCAGTTATCAAGTGAGTAAATTTGTTGAAAAACCTGCTAAAGGAACAGCACCATCTAACTTAGCGATTATGGGGCGTTACGTGTTAACTCCAGAAATCTTTATGTTCTTAGAAGATCAACAAACAGGGGCAGGCGGAGAAATTCAGTTAACAGATGCGATTCAGCGTTTAAATGAAATTCAACGTGTATTTGCATATGATTTCGAAGGAAAACGCTATGATGTCGGAGAAAAACTAGGGTTTATTCAAACAACAATTGAAATGGCACTGCAACACGAAGAGTTAAAAAAAGAGCTATTAGATTATATGAAAAAGTTAGTGGAAAGCGCAATGGTTTGTAACTAA
- a CDS encoding YveK family protein: MEKEINLKNLFNVIKRKFWIIAVITILAACIGGIYSIFMKTPLYASSARILIPANADAIATLKVMIKEPIVLEKVAQQLNSQKSADALNGQVSVGKIEESQVFVITAVDTNPAQAVKIANATANVYKEEANAILNFSNVRILTEAKVKEHPLPINLNHAKAIEMALAAGLILSIGVVFVLDSLDETIKSERNIEKLLPVPVLGSVSQMKKNNIVDKTSKRESVIVEGKTFDS; the protein is encoded by the coding sequence ATGGAAAAGGAAATAAACTTAAAAAATTTATTTAATGTTATAAAAAGAAAATTTTGGATTATTGCAGTAATTACGATATTAGCGGCATGTATTGGTGGTATATATAGCATTTTCATGAAAACGCCTTTATATGCGTCTTCTGCAAGAATCCTCATTCCAGCTAATGCTGATGCTATAGCTACACTTAAAGTGATGATAAAGGAACCTATTGTTTTAGAGAAAGTGGCCCAGCAATTAAATTCGCAAAAATCAGCAGATGCATTGAATGGACAGGTTAGTGTTGGAAAGATTGAAGAGTCACAGGTTTTTGTTATTACGGCTGTGGATACTAATCCAGCCCAGGCAGTCAAAATTGCCAATGCTACAGCAAATGTTTATAAAGAAGAAGCCAATGCTATCCTAAATTTTTCGAATGTCCGCATCTTAACAGAAGCAAAAGTAAAAGAGCATCCTTTACCGATAAACTTGAATCATGCAAAAGCGATTGAGATGGCCTTGGCTGCCGGTCTTATACTGAGTATCGGAGTAGTCTTTGTATTGGATTCTCTTGATGAAACAATTAAATCGGAACGTAACATTGAAAAATTATTACCGGTTCCCGTTTTAGGAAGTGTTTCTCAAATGAAGAAAAATAATATAGTAGATAAAACAAGTAAGAGAGAAAGTGTAATAGTGGAGGGGAAAACATTTGATTCATAA